Proteins encoded by one window of Bacteroidota bacterium:
- the gluP gene encoding glucose/galactose MFS transporter, translating to MNEQVKKDYTKPMILMVVIFFLFGFITSINGIVQPALQKVFQLSDFKSNLVTFSFFTGFVVASPIATKIIASLGYKKDLVIGLLVMALGLLIFYVDAMMLPGVIANGGNMDLMYYIFLFATLVVGSGVTILQVGANPYVVALGDPETADSRGNTVGFFNSSATMIGPLLIGGIIFSETLSKKMSAAVDGLSSALQTEIVTATQMPYLVLVVATVIIAVIFSFLHLPKIDSESEEGEVVEGNPLGYSHMWQGVLAIFMYVGAEVAIGNNLFQLINSMQANESFELPFGLEKSAFVGMYWGGAMVGRLVGIFVMKRIKISTGLKFTTIMALIFITIGLVTTKQMSLIAFTSIGLFNSVMWPAIFPLGIAKMGKLTNKASGYMMMGVFGGALLPLMVGFIADSIGSMQMAYGILLVAYGYLFYYAVSGSKVKSHPKLD from the coding sequence ATGAATGAACAAGTAAAGAAGGATTATACTAAGCCTATGATCCTTATGGTGGTAATATTTTTTCTTTTTGGATTTATAACATCAATTAATGGTATTGTACAACCGGCCTTGCAAAAAGTATTTCAGCTGAGTGATTTTAAATCAAACCTTGTAACATTTTCATTCTTTACAGGGTTCGTAGTAGCATCTCCGATAGCTACAAAAATTATTGCTAGTTTAGGATATAAGAAAGATTTGGTAATTGGTCTTTTAGTTATGGCCTTAGGTCTTCTAATATTTTATGTTGATGCCATGATGTTACCGGGTGTTATTGCAAACGGTGGAAACATGGATTTAATGTATTATATCTTCCTATTTGCTACATTGGTGGTTGGATCAGGAGTTACTATACTGCAGGTTGGAGCCAATCCATATGTTGTTGCTTTAGGTGATCCTGAAACAGCTGATAGCCGAGGAAACACAGTTGGATTCTTCAACTCTTCTGCTACAATGATTGGCCCATTATTAATTGGAGGAATTATCTTCTCTGAAACGCTTTCAAAAAAAATGAGTGCAGCTGTTGATGGGCTAAGTTCAGCATTACAAACAGAAATCGTTACAGCTACTCAAATGCCATATTTAGTATTGGTAGTAGCAACTGTAATCATTGCAGTAATATTCTCTTTCCTTCACTTGCCAAAAATCGATTCAGAATCTGAAGAAGGTGAAGTTGTTGAAGGAAATCCTTTAGGCTATAGTCACATGTGGCAAGGTGTTTTAGCTATTTTCATGTATGTAGGTGCAGAGGTAGCAATAGGAAACAACCTTTTCCAGTTAATCAACAGTATGCAGGCAAATGAATCATTTGAATTACCATTTGGTTTAGAAAAATCGGCTTTCGTAGGTATGTACTGGGGTGGTGCAATGGTTGGTCGTTTGGTCGGAATATTTGTTATGAAGAGAATTAAAATCAGTACAGGTTTGAAGTTTACTACGATTATGGCATTGATCTTCATTACTATTGGATTAGTAACTACTAAGCAAATGTCTTTAATTGCGTTTACATCTATCGGGTTATTTAACTCTGTAATGTGGCCTGCTATATTCCCACTTGGAATTGCTAAAATGGGTAAACTTACTAACAAAGCATCAGGATATATGATGATGGGTGTATTTGGTGGTGCTCTTCTTCCTTTAATGGTTGGTTTCATAGCTGATAGTATTGGAAGTATGCAAATGGCTTATGGAATTCTATTAGTAGCTTACGGTTACTTATTCTATTATGCAGTAAGTGGAAGTAAGGTGAAATCTCACCCTAAATTAGACTAA
- a CDS encoding sugar nucleotide-binding protein produces MKKILVTGASSYVGARLYDDFKNRYSVKGTYLKNQFYSDLIKLDMRDKYQVEKVVVEQSPDVIVHVAANAGAAWCEKNKEAAIEINQKSVGYFCDTANKVGAKLIFISSFAAINHKTVYAETKRGAEKIIEQKSNDYLIIRPAHIVGYSPNTKNDRQFNRFLNNITETTPAVYDSSWKFQPTYLKHISELINEAIKKKLTGLTINVAVPELKTRFDLAKDILSPFEIDVTSKNANDNTPSFNEDLSELSKLDLPEYSYEEMINDIHKELKKLGYL; encoded by the coding sequence ATGAAGAAGATTCTAGTTACCGGAGCCAGTAGTTATGTTGGAGCTCGTCTTTATGACGATTTCAAAAATAGATACTCTGTTAAGGGAACATATTTAAAGAATCAGTTTTATAGCGATTTAATAAAGCTGGATATGAGAGATAAGTATCAGGTAGAAAAAGTTGTTGTAGAGCAGTCTCCTGATGTTATAGTGCATGTTGCTGCTAATGCCGGAGCTGCTTGGTGTGAGAAAAACAAGGAAGCAGCAATTGAGATAAATCAAAAGAGTGTCGGGTATTTTTGTGATACAGCAAATAAAGTTGGAGCCAAATTGATATTCATTTCTTCATTTGCAGCTATAAATCATAAAACTGTTTATGCCGAAACAAAACGAGGGGCAGAAAAAATTATAGAGCAAAAGTCGAATGATTATTTAATTATCCGCCCGGCACATATAGTAGGTTATAGTCCCAATACTAAAAACGACAGACAGTTCAACCGATTTTTGAATAATATAACTGAAACTACTCCGGCAGTATATGATTCTTCATGGAAATTCCAGCCTACTTATCTTAAACATATCTCGGAGCTTATTAATGAGGCTATAAAGAAAAAATTAACCGGACTTACTATAAATGTGGCAGTACCGGAATTAAAAACCCGATTCGATTTGGCAAAAGATATCTTATCTCCTTTTGAGATAGACGTAACATCTAAAAATGCAAATGATAATACCCCGTCCTTTAACGAAGATTTATCAGAACTTTCGAAATTAGATTTGCCTGAGTATTCTTATGAAGAGATGATAAATGATATCCACAAAGAACTAAAAAAATTAGGTTATTTATAG